The Oryzias latipes chromosome 4, ASM223467v1 genome includes a window with the following:
- the LOC101171819 gene encoding uncharacterized protein LOC101171819 isoform X3: MESRGFSTESPPSVFDALNVTVPGAAACWCDTKELFGSQKLSLQEILSGAVELAELGFPVAEVTAHHWADNVAALRDAGKKLGDDLLIDGHAPKSGQVFKNPALARTLKELGEHGKPGFYQGRVAKAIVDVISKDGGVMTLDDLRSHNSEVTTPISTEYKRARLWELPPNSQGLVALLLLNILENFPQLRATGHNSSDYIHVFVEAVRLAQTDGLCYLGDSAHTSIPLETLLDKSYSSQRAQLIIMDRAMEQTKPGPITASDTVYFCIIDSHGNACSFVNSTYMGFGTGLVPDGCGFSLQNRGANFSLHRGHINCIAGGKRSYHTIIPALLTDSVTKSQKPQQLLAALGVMGGFMQPQGHVQVLLNMMEFGMNPQQALDAPRVFVQYDQKSGQWFVNLEEGIEQEVAEELRRRGHKVNWPVTGHQRSQFGRGQIITVGDWWNPSATQASRLPRVLWAGSDPRADGCALGY; encoded by the exons ATGGAAAGTCGTGGCTTCTCTACAGAATCTCCTCCCTCTGTGTTTGATGCTTTGAATGTTACGGTACCAGGTGCCGCTGCATGCTGGTGTGACACCAAAGAGTTATTTGGAAGCCAAAAG CTGTCCTTGCAAGAGATCCTAAGTGGAGCAGTGGAGCTGGCAGAGCTGGGGTTTCCTGTTGCTGAGGTTACAGCTCACCACTGGGCGGACAATGTGGCTGCTCTGAGGGATGCTGGGAAGAAACTCGGAGATGACTTACTAATTGACGGTCATGCACCTAAAAGTGGACAAGTATTCAAAAACCCAGCTCTGGCTAGAACTCTCAag GAGCTCGGTGAACATGGAAAACCAGGGTTTTACCAGGGCAGAGTGGCCAAAGCCATCGTTGATGTTATCAGTAAAGATGGAGGAGTCATGACCTTGGATGACCTCCGTAGCCACAACAGTGAGGTTACCACCCCGATTAGCACAGAGTACAAG AGAGCACGTTTGTGGGAACTTCCTCCAAACAGTCAGGGGCTGGTTGCCCTTCTGCTTCTCAACATACTGGAGAACTTTCCTCAACTTAGAg CCACTGGCCATAACAGCTCTGACTACATCCACGTCTTTGTGGAGGCTGTGCGTCTAGCACAAACAGATGGCCTGTGTTACCTTGGTGACTCAGCCCACACAAGCATCCCTTTGGAAACCCTACTGGACAAGAGCTACAGCAGTCAGAGAGCACAGCTCATCATCATGGACAG AGCCATGGAGCAAACCAAACCCGGTCCGATTACAGCAAGTGATACAGTCTACTTCTGCATTATCGACAGCCATGGAAACGCATGCTCATTTGTCAACAGCACCTATATGGGCTTTGGGACCGGCCTCGTCCCTGATGGCTGTGGGTTTTCACTACAG AATCGTGGCGCCAACTTTTCTCTGCACCGTGGCCACATAAACTGCATTGCTGGAGGAAAGCGTTCATACCACACTATAATCCCTGCACTCCTCACTGACTCTGTGACTAAATCACAAAAGCCGCAACAACTCCTTGCAGCCCTCGGAGTAATGGGAGGCTTTATGCAGCCACAAGGACACGTCCAG GTGCTGCTGAACATGATGGAGTTTGGGATGAATCCTCAACAAGCTCTGGATGCACCCAGAGTCTTTGTGCAGTATGACCAGAAAA GCGGACAGTGGTTTGTGAATTTGGAGGAGGGGATTGAGCAGGAGGTGGCTGAGGAGCTCCGGAGACGAGGCCACAAAGTAAACTGGCCTGTCAcag GCCACCAGAGGTCTCAGTTTGGGCGGGGACAGATCATCACAGTGGGGGACTGGTGGAATCCATCTGCCACTCAAGCCAGCCGTTTACCCAGAGTGCTCTGGGCTGGGTCGGATCCCAGAGCTGACGGATGTGCTTTAGGATACTAG
- the tm4sf4 gene encoding transmembrane 4 L6 family member 4, which produces MCSGGFAKCLGISLLPLAIVCVLCNILLFFPDGKIVESEHISKQVWYFGGILGSGVLMIFPALVFLGLKNNDCCGCCGNESCGRRFAMLSSILFAAVGVLGAGYSVIVSAVAINQGPLCLFNSTSNGTIWGYPFSDGDYLSNKSLWNNCQEPKNVVHWNLALFAVLLAMGLIQIALCAVQVVNGLLGALCGDCCGCCGGDDGAM; this is translated from the exons aTGTGTTCTGGAGGATTTGCCAAATGTCTAGGCATCAGCCTGCTCCCTTTGGCAATTGTGTGCGTGTTGTGCAACATTCTGCTTTTCTTCCCGGATGGAAAGATCGTTGAGAGTGAGCACATCTCCAAACAGGTCTGGTACTTTGGAGGGATTCTGGGATCAGGAGTACTG ATGATATTCCCAGCTCTGGTTTTCCTGGGTCTGAAGAACAATGACTGCTGCGGTTGCTGTGGAAACGAAAGCTGTGGGAGAAGATTTGCT ATGCTGAGCTCCATCCTGTTTGCAGCTGTTGGTGTTTTAGGAGCCGGTTACTCAGTTATAGTCTCTGCTGTGGCCATCAATCAAGGACCTCTGTGTCTCTTTAATAGCACAAGTAATGGAACCATATGGGGATACCCATTTTCCGATGG AGACTACTTGTCGAACAAATCTCTCTGGAATAACTGCCAAGAGCCAAAGAACGTTGTGCACTGGAATCTAGCTCTGTTCGCCGTGCTTCTGGCGATGGGGTTGATCCAGATTGCGCTGTGTGCTGTGCAGGTGGTGAACGGCCTGCTGGGAGCTTTGTGTGGAGACTGCTGTGGCTGCTGTGGAGGG gatGATGGAGCCATGTGA
- the LOC101159736 gene encoding transmembrane 4 L6 family member 1, producing MCCSVGFARSLGLALLPLALCCIVANLLLLFPMGETTYIEQDHLSRYIWYFGGLGGGGLLMLIPAVVFITLGKCSCCWNESLMMCGSVFAAVIGLVGSGYCFIISGLALLQGPYCFTSLGWRYPFSELGGSYLLEPESWSKCHQPVHIVEWNITLLCVLLGLAVLEFVICLLQLGNGLVNAICRPCCYKQQYSLNA from the exons ATGTGTTGTTCAGTGGGCTTTGCCCGTTCCTTGGGACTGGCACTGTTGCCACTTGCCCTCTGCTGTATTGTGgccaacctgctgctgctgtttccaaTGGGAGAAACTACCTACATAGAGCAGGATCATCTATCAAGATACATCTGGTACTTTGGTGGACTAGGAGGTGGCGGACTCCTG ATGCTGATTCCAGCTGTGGTCTTTATCACTCTGGGGAAATGCAGCTGTTGCTGGAATGAGAGCCTAATG ATGTGTGGGTCGGTTTTCGCAGCTGTCATTGGCCTCGTGGGTTCTGGATATTGCTTCATCATATCGGGGCTTGCCTTGCTGCAGGGTCCTTACTGCTTCACTTCACTTGGGTGGAGATACCCCTTTTCAGAGCTAggtggcag CTATCTGCTAGAGCCAGAGTCGTGGTCCAAGTGCCACCAACCCGTTCATATTGTGGAATGGAACATAACCTTGCTGTGTGTGTTACTGGGTCTGGCTGTGCTGGAGTTCGTCATCTGTCTCTTACAGTTGGGCAACGGTCTAGTCAACGCCATCTGTCGACCTTGCTGCTACAAGCAGCAGTACAGCCTAAATGCTTAG
- the LOC101171819 gene encoding uncharacterized protein LOC101171819 isoform X2 — protein sequence MDTEFTFNSRRSPVVCLHGCVATSQPLASTVGLDILKRGGNAADAAVAIAAALAVTEPCSTGLGGDAFCLFYSADTGEIQGINGSGRTARAQTLDFMESRGFSTESPPSVFDALNVTVPGAAACWCDTKELFGSQKLSLQEILSGAVELAELGFPVAEVTAHHWADNVAALRDAGKKLGDDLLIDGHAPKSGQVFKNPALARTLKELGEHGKPGFYQGRVAKAIVDVISKDGGVMTLDDLRSHNSEVTTPISTEYKRARLWELPPNSQGLVALLLLNILENFPQLRATGHNSSDYIHVFVEAVRLAQTDGLCYLGDSAHTSIPLETLLDKSYSSQRAQLIIMDRAMEQTKPGPITASDTVYFCIIDSHGNACSFVNSTYMGFGTGLVPDGCGFSLQNRGANFSLHRGHINCIAGGKRSYHTIIPALLTDSVTKSQKPQQLLAALGVMGGFMQPQGHVQVLLNMMEFGMNPQQALDAPRVFVQYDQKILV from the exons ATGGACACCGAGTTTACTTTCAACTCTCGTCGCTCCCCGGTGGTCTGTTTACACGGCTGTGTAGCAACCAGCCAACCTTTAGCCTCGACGGTGGGACTGG atATCCTAAAGCGTGGTGGCAATGCTGCAGATGCTGCAGTTGCCATAGCAGCAGCCCTTGCAGTAACTGAGCCCTGCAGCACTGGCCTCGGTGGTGATGCTTTCTGCTTGTTCTACAGCGCAGACACTGGAGAAATTCAAGGGATCAATGGCAG TGGCCGAACAGCTCGCGCTCAGACTCTGGACTTCATGGAAAGTCGTGGCTTCTCTACAGAATCTCCTCCCTCTGTGTTTGATGCTTTGAATGTTACGGTACCAGGTGCCGCTGCATGCTGGTGTGACACCAAAGAGTTATTTGGAAGCCAAAAG CTGTCCTTGCAAGAGATCCTAAGTGGAGCAGTGGAGCTGGCAGAGCTGGGGTTTCCTGTTGCTGAGGTTACAGCTCACCACTGGGCGGACAATGTGGCTGCTCTGAGGGATGCTGGGAAGAAACTCGGAGATGACTTACTAATTGACGGTCATGCACCTAAAAGTGGACAAGTATTCAAAAACCCAGCTCTGGCTAGAACTCTCAag GAGCTCGGTGAACATGGAAAACCAGGGTTTTACCAGGGCAGAGTGGCCAAAGCCATCGTTGATGTTATCAGTAAAGATGGAGGAGTCATGACCTTGGATGACCTCCGTAGCCACAACAGTGAGGTTACCACCCCGATTAGCACAGAGTACAAG AGAGCACGTTTGTGGGAACTTCCTCCAAACAGTCAGGGGCTGGTTGCCCTTCTGCTTCTCAACATACTGGAGAACTTTCCTCAACTTAGAg CCACTGGCCATAACAGCTCTGACTACATCCACGTCTTTGTGGAGGCTGTGCGTCTAGCACAAACAGATGGCCTGTGTTACCTTGGTGACTCAGCCCACACAAGCATCCCTTTGGAAACCCTACTGGACAAGAGCTACAGCAGTCAGAGAGCACAGCTCATCATCATGGACAG AGCCATGGAGCAAACCAAACCCGGTCCGATTACAGCAAGTGATACAGTCTACTTCTGCATTATCGACAGCCATGGAAACGCATGCTCATTTGTCAACAGCACCTATATGGGCTTTGGGACCGGCCTCGTCCCTGATGGCTGTGGGTTTTCACTACAG AATCGTGGCGCCAACTTTTCTCTGCACCGTGGCCACATAAACTGCATTGCTGGAGGAAAGCGTTCATACCACACTATAATCCCTGCACTCCTCACTGACTCTGTGACTAAATCACAAAAGCCGCAACAACTCCTTGCAGCCCTCGGAGTAATGGGAGGCTTTATGCAGCCACAAGGACACGTCCAG GTGCTGCTGAACATGATGGAGTTTGGGATGAATCCTCAACAAGCTCTGGATGCACCCAGAGTCTTTGTGCAGTATGACCAGAAAA TTTTGGTATAA
- the LOC101171819 gene encoding uncharacterized protein LOC101171819 isoform X1 codes for MDTEFTFNSRRSPVVCLHGCVATSQPLASTVGLDILKRGGNAADAAVAIAAALAVTEPCSTGLGGDAFCLFYSADTGEIQGINGSGRTARAQTLDFMESRGFSTESPPSVFDALNVTVPGAAACWCDTKELFGSQKLSLQEILSGAVELAELGFPVAEVTAHHWADNVAALRDAGKKLGDDLLIDGHAPKSGQVFKNPALARTLKELGEHGKPGFYQGRVAKAIVDVISKDGGVMTLDDLRSHNSEVTTPISTEYKRARLWELPPNSQGLVALLLLNILENFPQLRATGHNSSDYIHVFVEAVRLAQTDGLCYLGDSAHTSIPLETLLDKSYSSQRAQLIIMDRAMEQTKPGPITASDTVYFCIIDSHGNACSFVNSTYMGFGTGLVPDGCGFSLQNRGANFSLHRGHINCIAGGKRSYHTIIPALLTDSVTKSQKPQQLLAALGVMGGFMQPQGHVQVLLNMMEFGMNPQQALDAPRVFVQYDQKSGQWFVNLEEGIEQEVAEELRRRGHKVNWPVTGHQRSQFGRGQIITVGDWWNPSATQASRLPRVLWAGSDPRADGCALGY; via the exons ATGGACACCGAGTTTACTTTCAACTCTCGTCGCTCCCCGGTGGTCTGTTTACACGGCTGTGTAGCAACCAGCCAACCTTTAGCCTCGACGGTGGGACTGG atATCCTAAAGCGTGGTGGCAATGCTGCAGATGCTGCAGTTGCCATAGCAGCAGCCCTTGCAGTAACTGAGCCCTGCAGCACTGGCCTCGGTGGTGATGCTTTCTGCTTGTTCTACAGCGCAGACACTGGAGAAATTCAAGGGATCAATGGCAG TGGCCGAACAGCTCGCGCTCAGACTCTGGACTTCATGGAAAGTCGTGGCTTCTCTACAGAATCTCCTCCCTCTGTGTTTGATGCTTTGAATGTTACGGTACCAGGTGCCGCTGCATGCTGGTGTGACACCAAAGAGTTATTTGGAAGCCAAAAG CTGTCCTTGCAAGAGATCCTAAGTGGAGCAGTGGAGCTGGCAGAGCTGGGGTTTCCTGTTGCTGAGGTTACAGCTCACCACTGGGCGGACAATGTGGCTGCTCTGAGGGATGCTGGGAAGAAACTCGGAGATGACTTACTAATTGACGGTCATGCACCTAAAAGTGGACAAGTATTCAAAAACCCAGCTCTGGCTAGAACTCTCAag GAGCTCGGTGAACATGGAAAACCAGGGTTTTACCAGGGCAGAGTGGCCAAAGCCATCGTTGATGTTATCAGTAAAGATGGAGGAGTCATGACCTTGGATGACCTCCGTAGCCACAACAGTGAGGTTACCACCCCGATTAGCACAGAGTACAAG AGAGCACGTTTGTGGGAACTTCCTCCAAACAGTCAGGGGCTGGTTGCCCTTCTGCTTCTCAACATACTGGAGAACTTTCCTCAACTTAGAg CCACTGGCCATAACAGCTCTGACTACATCCACGTCTTTGTGGAGGCTGTGCGTCTAGCACAAACAGATGGCCTGTGTTACCTTGGTGACTCAGCCCACACAAGCATCCCTTTGGAAACCCTACTGGACAAGAGCTACAGCAGTCAGAGAGCACAGCTCATCATCATGGACAG AGCCATGGAGCAAACCAAACCCGGTCCGATTACAGCAAGTGATACAGTCTACTTCTGCATTATCGACAGCCATGGAAACGCATGCTCATTTGTCAACAGCACCTATATGGGCTTTGGGACCGGCCTCGTCCCTGATGGCTGTGGGTTTTCACTACAG AATCGTGGCGCCAACTTTTCTCTGCACCGTGGCCACATAAACTGCATTGCTGGAGGAAAGCGTTCATACCACACTATAATCCCTGCACTCCTCACTGACTCTGTGACTAAATCACAAAAGCCGCAACAACTCCTTGCAGCCCTCGGAGTAATGGGAGGCTTTATGCAGCCACAAGGACACGTCCAG GTGCTGCTGAACATGATGGAGTTTGGGATGAATCCTCAACAAGCTCTGGATGCACCCAGAGTCTTTGTGCAGTATGACCAGAAAA GCGGACAGTGGTTTGTGAATTTGGAGGAGGGGATTGAGCAGGAGGTGGCTGAGGAGCTCCGGAGACGAGGCCACAAAGTAAACTGGCCTGTCAcag GCCACCAGAGGTCTCAGTTTGGGCGGGGACAGATCATCACAGTGGGGGACTGGTGGAATCCATCTGCCACTCAAGCCAGCCGTTTACCCAGAGTGCTCTGGGCTGGGTCGGATCCCAGAGCTGACGGATGTGCTTTAGGATACTAG